The DNA sequence AGTATCATGTTTATTTACTTACTTATACTTATAAGAGCAGAATTATGTGTGTTTAGGTATCAGTGTTTATGTCTGTGTTTATGACTGTGTTTATGTCTTTGTGTGAGTTAATAAAGGTTAGAAGTATTTATAAAAACATTGTTAAATAAACACAAAGATAATAAATATATTAGTTAATATGTTAATTATTTGTTTCAGACATTGCGAGTGATGAGTGTGatgtgttgtctgctggtggtgaCTCTGGCCAGACCAGAGGCTGCTCCTACTGCTGGCTCAGGCTATGGCGGCTATAGTCGTGGATATGGCGGCTATGGTGGTGGATATGGCGGTTATGGTGGAGGATATGGTGGATATGGCGGCTATGGTGGAGGATATGGCGGTTATGGTGGAGGATATGGTGGCGGTTTGGGTGGATTTGGCGGCCTGGGAGGATATGGTGGTGGTTTCCGAGGCTTTGGAGGTGGTTTCGGAGGTTATGGAGGCGGTTATGGAGGCGGCTATGGAGGAGGCTATGGAGGAGGCTATGGAGGAGGCTATGGAAGAGGCTATGGAGGAGGCTACGGGTATGGCCGCTAAGGACATGCAGACTCCAGTAAGCATTATTTACTGACCTAAACTTATTAAAGTctcccattaaaaaaaaaaaaaaaatttacccagACTCCTCCACAATTTTTACTCATCTAAAAACATTTTCTcaaaaaattaaaatttcatccATATATCACCATTTTTTGGAGTTTTTGCCATTTCTAGAAATAAGTATTTTGAACTGAACTCATAAAAAGacttataaaataaatataacaaTTATAATCAGGCAAATAATCGTATATATATTTgattaaaattatatttttaactacgtagatttttttttctttacagaAACAATTATTTGGAGAATCTCAAAGTCAACTTCTTAAATAATTTACATTAATAAATATGTTCAAGTGTCGGTGTTATGTTTTATGATTCCATCTGGATGTTGTGATAGTGTCAGCTGATGCTGTGGTGAGACCAGCTGATGCTGTGGTGAGATCAGCTGATGTTGTGATAGTGTCAGCTGATGCTGTGGTGAGATCAGCTGATGCTGTGGTGTGATCAGCTGATGTTGTGATAGTGTCAGCTGATGCTGTGGTGAGATCAGCTGATGCTGTGGTGAGACCAGCTGATGTTGTGA is a window from the Cherax quadricarinatus isolate ZL_2023a chromosome 68, ASM3850222v1, whole genome shotgun sequence genome containing:
- the LOC128697912 gene encoding neuropeptide-like protein 31; this translates as MVSTATLRVMSVMCCLLVVTLARPEAAPTAGSGYGGYSRGYGGYGGGYGGYGGGYGGYGGYGGGYGGYGGGYGGGLGGFGGLGGYGGGFRGFGGGFGGYGGGYGGGYGGGYGGGYGGGYGRGYGGGYGYGR